A genomic stretch from Candidatus Acetothermia bacterium includes:
- a CDS encoding elongation factor Ts produces MEEVTLDLVKRLRAETGVGIMDCKAALAKAGGDLEKAKRILRMEGKEFLVHQGREAKEGRVDAYIHHSGKVGVLVEVNTSTDFAANSEAFRDVLRNIAMQIAAAKPRWVAPEDVPPEALDEEREVLRKQAEREGKPPHIVDKIVEGRLQKFYEENCLLKQPYVRDPTMKVEDLLADLGAKLGEPVIVRRFVRFEVGER; encoded by the coding sequence ATGGAGGAGGTCACCCTGGACCTGGTCAAGCGCCTCCGCGCCGAGACCGGGGTCGGGATCATGGACTGCAAGGCCGCGCTCGCCAAGGCCGGCGGCGACCTGGAGAAGGCCAAGCGCATCCTGCGCATGGAGGGGAAGGAGTTCCTTGTCCACCAGGGGCGGGAGGCCAAGGAAGGCCGGGTGGACGCGTACATCCACCATTCGGGGAAGGTGGGGGTGCTGGTGGAGGTGAACACCTCGACCGACTTTGCCGCCAACTCCGAGGCGTTCCGCGATGTTCTCCGCAACATCGCCATGCAGATCGCGGCCGCGAAGCCGCGGTGGGTGGCCCCGGAGGACGTGCCCCCCGAGGCCCTGGACGAGGAGCGGGAGGTGCTGCGCAAGCAGGCGGAGCGGGAGGGCAAGCCCCCGCACATCGTGGACAAGATCGTGGAGGGACGCCTCCAGAAGTTCTACGAGGAGAACTGCCTCCTCAAGCAGCCCTACGTGCGCGACCCGACGATGAAGGTCGAGGACCTCTTGGCCGACCTCGGGGCCAAGCTCGGGGAGCCCGTGATCGTGCGGCGGTTCGTGCGGTTTGAGGTGGGGGAGAGGTGA
- the pyrH gene encoding UMP kinase (Catalyzes the phosphorylation of UMP to UDP), with the protein MKARWRRALLKLSGELLAGPGGPLDAGGLSFYAREIAAAREAGVELAVVMGGGNVARGSALTHIPATAGHAIGMLGTLINGVALREALQAENVPCVLMSALPCPGMADPVDPWRAGAALGAGEVVLLACGTGNPFVTTDTAAVIRALSLGAEAVLKGSKVDGLYESDPMRDPSARPVSSLSHREYLARGLKAMDAAAVAIAGEHGLPIVVFRADRERALLAALRGETGSVIA; encoded by the coding sequence GTGAAAGCTCGCTGGCGGCGGGCCCTGTTGAAGCTGTCCGGGGAACTCCTGGCCGGACCGGGCGGCCCCCTCGACGCAGGGGGCCTTTCCTTTTACGCCCGGGAGATCGCGGCCGCGCGGGAGGCCGGGGTGGAGCTGGCGGTGGTGATGGGCGGGGGCAACGTGGCCCGGGGCTCGGCTTTGACGCACATTCCGGCCACCGCCGGCCACGCCATCGGGATGCTCGGGACCCTCATCAATGGGGTCGCCCTGCGCGAGGCCCTCCAAGCCGAGAACGTGCCCTGCGTGCTCATGTCGGCGCTGCCCTGCCCGGGGATGGCCGACCCGGTGGACCCGTGGCGGGCGGGTGCGGCGCTCGGCGCAGGCGAGGTGGTGCTGCTCGCTTGCGGAACGGGGAACCCGTTCGTGACCACGGACACGGCGGCAGTGATCCGGGCCTTGAGCCTGGGCGCCGAGGCCGTGCTCAAGGGGTCCAAGGTGGACGGGCTGTACGAATCGGATCCCATGCGCGACCCTTCCGCGCGTCCTGTATCCAGCCTGTCCCATCGCGAGTACCTGGCCCGGGGGCTCAAGGCGATGGACGCGGCGGCGGTGGCCATCGCCGGAGAACATGGGCTTCCGATCGTCGTGTTCCGGGCCGACCGGGAACGAGCACTGCTCGCCGCCCTGCGTGGGGAGACCGGATCCGTCATCGCCTGA